The Streptomyces sp. NBC_00162 sequence CACCTGGCACGGCCCGGGCCAGCTGGTCGGCTACCCGATCATGAAGCTGCCCCGCCCGGTGGACGTGGTCGCCCACGTCCGCCGCCTGGAGGAGGCGCTGATCCGCACCGCCGCCGAGTTCGGCCTGGAGACCACCCGCGTCGAGGGCCGCAGCGGCGTCTGGGTCCTGGGTGACCCCATCGAGGAGCGCCCCAAGATCGGCGGCCTCTCCCTCGACTTCGACCCCCGGATCGGCGACGACGAGTTCGACGCCCGTCTGAACGGCCCCGAGTACGCCCCGTCCAACGCCGGCCAGCGCCGCGAGGACCGCAAGCTCGCCGCCATCGGCATCCGCGTCGCCAAGGGCGTCACGATGCACGGCTTCGCGATCAACGTGAACCCCGACAACACCTGGTTTGACCGGATCGTCCCCTGCGGCATCCGCGACGCGGGTGTGACCTCGCTCTCGTACGAACTGGGCCGCGAGATCACCATCGCCGAGGTGCTGCCGGTCATCGAGCGCCACCTGAAGGACGTACTGGAGCACGCGGAGCTGAAGCCCCGCGAAACAGAGCCGGCCGCGAGCTAGCCGCCTG is a genomic window containing:
- the lipB gene encoding lipoyl(octanoyl) transferase LipB, encoding MAELGFVHLGFGPESVEYTRAWEEQRRVHTARFADEIEDTCLLLEHLPVYTAGRRTDPSERPLDGTPVVDVDRGGKITWHGPGQLVGYPIMKLPRPVDVVAHVRRLEEALIRTAAEFGLETTRVEGRSGVWVLGDPIEERPKIGGLSLDFDPRIGDDEFDARLNGPEYAPSNAGQRREDRKLAAIGIRVAKGVTMHGFAINVNPDNTWFDRIVPCGIRDAGVTSLSYELGREITIAEVLPVIERHLKDVLEHAELKPRETEPAAS